In one Haemophilus parainfluenzae genomic region, the following are encoded:
- the rpoC gene encoding DNA-directed RNA polymerase subunit beta', with protein sequence MKDLVKFLKAQSKTSEDFDVIKIGLASPDMIRSWSFGEVKKPETINYRTFKPERDGLFCARIFGPVKDYECLCGKYKRLKHRGVICEKCGVEVTQTKVRRERMGHIELACPVAHIWFLKSLPSRIGLLLDMPLRDIERVLYFEMYIVTEPGMTDLERGQLLTEEQFLDAEDRWQDEFEAKMGAEAIQDLLKGIDLEVECEKLREELQETNSETKRKKITKRLKLLEAFQQSGNKPEWMVMTVLPVLPPDLRPLVPLDGGRFATSDLNDLYRRVINRNNRLKRLLDLIAPDIIVRNEKRMLQESVDALLDNGRRGRAITGSNRRPLKSLADMIKGKQGRFRQNLLGKRVDYSGRSVITVGPYLHLHQCGLPKKMALELFRPFIYAKLESRGYATTIKAAKKMVEREDAIVWDILAEVIREHPILLNRAPTLHRLGIQAFEPLLIEGKAIQLHPLVCAAFNADFDGDQMAVHVPLTLEAQLEARALMMSTNNVLSPANGDPIIVPSQDVVLGLYYMTREKVNGKGEGMLLQDPREAEKAYRTGEAELHSRVKVRITEYVKNEAGEFEEKNTLTDTTIGRAILWMIAPKGMPYSLFNQTLGKKAISKLINEAYRRLGLKEAVMFADHIMYTGFAYAARSGSSVGIDDMVIPEKKYEIISAAEAEVAEIQEQFQSGLVTAGERYNKVIDIWAAANERVAKAMMENLSQEEVINREGNPEKQASFNSIFMMADSGARGSAAQIRQLAGMRGLMARPDGSIIETPITANFREGLNVLQYFISTHGARKGLADTALKTANSGYLTRRLVDVAQDLVIVEDDCGTHEGLVMTPLIEGGDEKVPLRELVLGRVVAEDVYKPGTEEVLIARNTLLDEKLCDVLDANSVDSVKVRSVVTCDTDFGVCAKCYGRDLARGHLINQGEAVGVIAAQSIGEPGTQLTMRTFHIGGAASAAAKESSVQIKNNGTLHLANAKFVVNDEGKLVLTSRNTELTVTDEFGRTKEHYKVPYGTVLNKADGQEVSAGETVANWDPHTMPVVSEVSGFVKFVDIVDGLTVTRQTDELTGLSSIVVQDVGERATAGKDLRPTIKLVDAKGNDIFLPETDVIAQYFLPGKAIVSLDDGAEVKVGEPLARIPQESVGTKDITGGLPRVADLFEARKPKEPAILAEISGIVSFGKETKGKRRLLITPTEGEIYEEMIPKWRQLNVFEGEMVERGDVISDGAETPHDILRLRGVRAVTEYIVNEVQEVYRLQGVKINDKHIEVIVRQMLRKAVITKAYDSEFLEGEQVEVARVKIVNRKREAEGKPPVEFERELLGITKASLATESFISAASFQETTRVLTEAAVAGKRDELRGLKENVIVGRLIPAGTGFAYHQGRHKKRIVDDVVIKLSEDDEAAIADEFVMTADDATTNLAEMLNMADDAE encoded by the coding sequence GTGAAAGACTTAGTTAAGTTTTTAAAAGCACAATCAAAAACCAGTGAAGATTTTGATGTGATTAAAATTGGGTTAGCTTCTCCAGACATGATCCGTTCTTGGTCATTTGGTGAAGTTAAAAAACCTGAAACAATCAACTATCGTACGTTCAAACCTGAGCGTGACGGTCTTTTCTGTGCACGTATTTTCGGGCCAGTAAAAGATTACGAATGTTTATGCGGTAAATATAAACGCTTAAAACACCGTGGTGTGATTTGTGAAAAATGTGGTGTTGAAGTAACACAAACTAAAGTGCGTCGTGAACGTATGGGCCACATTGAATTGGCTTGTCCAGTTGCACATATTTGGTTCTTAAAATCACTTCCGTCCCGTATCGGTTTATTACTTGATATGCCGTTACGTGATATTGAACGTGTGCTTTATTTTGAAATGTACATCGTGACTGAACCGGGTATGACCGATTTGGAACGTGGACAGTTATTAACTGAAGAACAATTCCTTGATGCAGAAGACCGCTGGCAAGATGAATTCGAAGCGAAAATGGGTGCTGAAGCAATTCAAGATTTACTTAAAGGTATTGATCTTGAAGTGGAATGTGAAAAATTACGTGAAGAGTTACAAGAAACTAACTCTGAAACAAAACGTAAGAAAATCACTAAACGCTTAAAATTATTAGAAGCTTTCCAACAATCTGGTAACAAACCAGAGTGGATGGTGATGACTGTATTACCTGTACTTCCACCAGATTTACGTCCGTTAGTACCATTAGATGGTGGTCGTTTTGCAACTTCTGACTTGAACGATTTATATCGTCGTGTAATCAACCGTAACAACCGTTTAAAACGTTTATTGGATTTAATCGCGCCAGATATTATCGTGCGTAACGAAAAACGTATGTTACAAGAATCTGTTGATGCGTTATTAGATAATGGTCGTCGTGGTCGTGCGATTACGGGTTCTAACCGTCGTCCATTGAAATCACTTGCGGATATGATCAAGGGTAAACAAGGTCGTTTCCGTCAAAACTTATTAGGTAAACGTGTTGACTATTCAGGCCGTTCTGTAATCACTGTAGGTCCATACTTGCACTTACACCAATGTGGTTTACCGAAGAAAATGGCATTGGAATTATTCCGTCCGTTTATCTACGCAAAATTAGAAAGCCGTGGTTATGCAACTACAATCAAAGCAGCTAAGAAAATGGTTGAGCGTGAAGACGCGATTGTTTGGGATATCTTGGCAGAAGTTATTCGTGAGCACCCAATTCTATTGAACCGTGCACCGACACTTCACCGTTTAGGTATCCAAGCGTTTGAACCACTTCTAATCGAAGGTAAAGCAATCCAGTTACACCCACTTGTTTGTGCGGCGTTCAACGCGGACTTCGATGGTGACCAAATGGCGGTTCACGTACCATTAACACTTGAAGCGCAGTTAGAAGCGCGTGCGTTAATGATGTCAACCAACAACGTACTTTCACCAGCAAACGGTGATCCTATTATCGTTCCATCACAAGACGTGGTGTTGGGTCTTTACTATATGACCCGTGAAAAAGTGAACGGTAAAGGTGAAGGCATGTTATTGCAAGATCCGCGCGAAGCTGAAAAAGCCTATCGCACAGGTGAAGCAGAGTTACATTCTCGCGTTAAAGTACGTATTACTGAATATGTGAAAAATGAAGCTGGCGAATTCGAAGAGAAAAACACATTAACCGATACCACTATCGGTCGTGCAATCTTATGGATGATCGCGCCAAAAGGTATGCCTTATTCATTGTTTAACCAAACATTAGGTAAAAAAGCAATTTCTAAACTTATCAACGAAGCTTATCGTCGTTTAGGTTTGAAAGAAGCGGTAATGTTTGCTGACCATATTATGTATACCGGTTTTGCTTATGCGGCTCGTTCAGGTTCTTCTGTGGGTATCGACGATATGGTTATCCCAGAGAAAAAATATGAAATTATTTCTGCAGCGGAAGCTGAAGTGGCAGAAATTCAAGAACAGTTCCAATCTGGTCTTGTAACAGCTGGTGAGCGTTATAACAAAGTCATCGATATTTGGGCTGCAGCAAATGAGCGTGTAGCGAAAGCAATGATGGAAAACTTATCTCAGGAAGAAGTTATCAACCGTGAAGGTAATCCTGAGAAACAAGCTTCTTTCAACAGTATCTTTATGATGGCTGACTCTGGTGCTCGTGGTTCTGCAGCTCAGATTCGTCAGTTAGCAGGTATGCGTGGTTTGATGGCACGTCCAGATGGTTCGATCATCGAAACTCCAATTACAGCTAACTTCCGTGAAGGTTTAAACGTACTTCAATACTTTATTTCAACCCACGGTGCGCGTAAAGGTTTGGCGGATACCGCATTAAAAACAGCAAACTCTGGTTACTTAACTCGTCGTTTAGTTGACGTAGCACAAGACTTAGTGATCGTTGAAGATGACTGTGGTACGCACGAAGGCTTAGTCATGACCCCATTAATCGAAGGTGGTGATGAGAAAGTTCCACTTCGCGAATTAGTGTTAGGTCGTGTTGTGGCTGAAGATGTGTATAAACCAGGTACAGAAGAAGTATTAATTGCACGTAACACTTTATTAGATGAAAAACTTTGTGATGTGTTAGATGCAAACTCAGTGGACAGCGTAAAAGTACGTTCTGTTGTAACTTGTGATACTGACTTCGGCGTATGTGCGAAATGTTACGGTCGTGACTTAGCACGTGGTCACCTCATCAACCAAGGTGAAGCAGTTGGTGTTATCGCTGCTCAATCTATCGGTGAGCCAGGTACACAGTTAACCATGCGTACGTTCCACATCGGTGGTGCAGCTTCTGCAGCAGCGAAAGAATCTAGCGTACAAATCAAAAACAACGGTACTTTACACCTTGCTAACGCGAAATTCGTTGTTAATGATGAAGGTAAATTAGTTTTAACTTCTCGTAATACTGAATTAACGGTGACTGATGAATTTGGTCGTACGAAAGAACACTATAAAGTGCCTTACGGTACTGTATTGAACAAAGCTGACGGTCAAGAAGTGTCTGCTGGTGAAACTGTGGCAAATTGGGATCCACATACTATGCCAGTAGTCTCTGAAGTATCTGGTTTTGTGAAATTCGTTGATATCGTGGATGGTTTAACTGTAACTCGTCAAACGGATGAATTAACCGGTCTTTCTTCTATCGTGGTACAAGACGTGGGTGAACGTGCAACAGCAGGTAAAGATTTACGTCCAACTATTAAATTAGTTGATGCAAAAGGTAACGATATCTTCTTACCTGAAACTGACGTTATTGCACAATACTTCTTACCAGGTAAAGCAATCGTAAGTTTAGATGACGGTGCGGAAGTGAAAGTGGGTGAACCACTTGCACGTATTCCACAAGAATCTGTGGGTACTAAAGATATTACCGGTGGTCTTCCACGCGTTGCTGATTTATTCGAAGCTCGTAAACCGAAAGAGCCTGCAATCTTGGCTGAAATTTCAGGTATCGTGTCCTTCGGTAAAGAAACCAAAGGTAAACGTCGCTTGTTAATCACCCCAACTGAAGGTGAAATCTACGAAGAAATGATTCCAAAATGGCGTCAGCTCAACGTATTTGAAGGTGAGATGGTAGAACGTGGTGACGTGATTTCTGATGGTGCAGAGACTCCACACGATATCTTACGTTTACGTGGTGTTCGTGCTGTAACTGAATACATCGTGAACGAAGTGCAAGAAGTTTACCGCTTACAAGGGGTAAAAATTAACGATAAGCATATCGAAGTTATCGTACGTCAAATGTTACGTAAAGCAGTTATCACCAAAGCTTATGACAGCGAATTCCTTGAAGGGGAACAAGTTGAAGTGGCTCGCGTGAAAATTGTTAACCGTAAACGTGAAGCGGAGGGTAAACCACCAGTTGAGTTCGAACGTGAATTACTTGGTATTACCAAAGCGTCATTGGCGACAGAATCCTTCATTTCTGCAGCATCGTTCCAAGAAACCACTCGCGTGCTTACTGAAGCAGCGGTGGCGGGTAAACGTGATGAATTACGCGGCTTGAAAGAGAACGTAATCGTAGGTCGTTTAATCCCAGCTGGTACTGGTTTTGCGTATCACCAAGGTCGTCACAAGAAACGTATTGTAGACGATGTTGTAATTAAATTGTCTGAAGACGATGAAGCAGCAATTGCTGATGAATTCGTGATGACAGCAGATGATGCAACAACTAACTTAGCAGAAATGCTTAATATGGCAGATGATGCAGAGTAA
- the gmhB gene encoding D-glycero-beta-D-manno-heptose 1,7-bisphosphate 7-phosphatase, with protein MKKAVFLDRDGTLNIDHGYVHKIDDFQFIEGSIDALKELKEMGYLLVLVTNQSGIARGYFSEDQFLQLTEWMDWSLADRGVDLDGIYYCPHHPEGKGEYKEDCACRKPKSGMLLEAIKALKIDPAQSIMVGDKIEDLKAGMGAKVKTNILVRTGKPITEEGENLADYVLDSIADLPRIAKRLIK; from the coding sequence ATGAAGAAAGCTGTTTTTTTAGATCGTGATGGCACTTTAAATATCGACCATGGTTATGTCCATAAAATTGATGATTTTCAATTTATTGAAGGCAGTATTGATGCATTAAAAGAATTGAAGGAAATGGGATACCTTTTAGTTTTAGTAACCAATCAATCAGGCATCGCACGTGGATATTTTTCAGAAGATCAGTTTTTGCAACTGACAGAATGGATGGATTGGTCATTAGCTGATCGTGGTGTGGATTTAGATGGCATCTACTATTGTCCTCATCATCCAGAAGGGAAGGGCGAATATAAAGAAGACTGTGCATGCAGAAAACCAAAATCAGGCATGTTATTAGAGGCGATTAAAGCGCTGAAAATCGATCCTGCACAATCTATTATGGTTGGCGATAAGATTGAAGATCTTAAAGCAGGCATGGGCGCAAAAGTAAAAACAAATATTTTAGTGCGAACAGGCAAACCTATTACAGAAGAGGGAGAGAACCTTGCTGATTATGTTTTGGATTCCATTGCAGATTTGCCAAGAATAGCAAAACGATTAATTAAGTAA
- a CDS encoding methionine ABC transporter permease — MFNDLWATFSQQFPDNFASLLTVSTVETIYMSVLSTLIAALLGLPLGFLTFLTNKGAILENKKLNAFLNVIINIGRSIPYIILLLALIPLTSWLLPGGSIGSNAAIVSLSAAATPFFARLTSNALFEIPTGLTETAKAMGATNWQIIRKFYLPESLPTLINAITLTFVTLIGYTAMAGTQGGGGLGSLAINYGVYRNMPSVTWAATIVIVIIVMLSQKLGDTLAKRVDHR; from the coding sequence ATGTTCAATGATTTATGGGCAACATTTAGCCAACAATTCCCCGATAATTTTGCGAGTTTATTAACGGTATCGACCGTTGAAACAATTTATATGTCAGTATTATCGACATTAATTGCCGCTTTATTAGGCTTACCACTGGGTTTTTTAACCTTTTTAACCAATAAAGGGGCGATTTTAGAAAACAAAAAGCTCAATGCGTTTTTAAACGTCATTATTAATATCGGACGTTCAATTCCTTATATTATTTTATTACTCGCTTTAATTCCGCTTACCAGTTGGTTACTTCCTGGCGGTAGTATTGGTTCTAATGCAGCGATTGTCTCATTAAGTGCAGCCGCAACGCCATTTTTTGCACGTCTTACGAGTAATGCGCTTTTTGAGATTCCAACCGGTTTGACTGAAACAGCAAAAGCCATGGGTGCAACCAATTGGCAAATTATTCGTAAATTCTATTTGCCTGAATCCCTACCTACGCTCATTAATGCTATTACGCTCACTTTCGTGACATTAATTGGCTATACCGCAATGGCGGGAACGCAAGGCGGTGGCGGCTTAGGAAGTCTCGCCATTAACTATGGTGTCTATCGTAATATGCCATCAGTAACTTGGGCAGCAACGATTGTTATCGTGATTATCGTGATGCTCAGTCAAAAATTAGGCGACACACTCGCAAAACGAGTGGATCACCGTTAA
- a CDS encoding MetQ/NlpA family lipoprotein, giving the protein MKLKNLFAITAIASALVLTGCKEEKKADAASTAPAATSIKVGVMAGPEHQVAETAAKVAKDKYNLNVEFVLFNDYALPNTAVSKGDLDANAMQHKPYLDEDVKAKNLNNLVIVGNTFVYPLAGYSKTIKNVNELKDGAKVVVPNDPSNRGRALILLEKQGLIKLKNSNDLLSTVADIVENPKNLKISEVDTSVAARALDDVDLAVVNNTYAGQVGLNAQDNGVFVEDKDSPYVNIIVARTDNKDSKAIQDFVKAYQTEEVYQEAKKHFKDGVVKGW; this is encoded by the coding sequence ATGAAATTAAAAAACTTATTTGCTATCACCGCTATCGCGTCAGCATTAGTATTAACAGGTTGTAAAGAAGAGAAAAAAGCAGATGCAGCGTCAACTGCGCCTGCAGCAACATCAATCAAAGTTGGTGTAATGGCAGGTCCTGAGCACCAAGTAGCCGAAACCGCTGCAAAAGTGGCAAAAGACAAATACAACTTAAATGTTGAATTTGTTTTATTCAATGACTACGCATTACCAAATACTGCTGTATCTAAAGGTGATTTAGATGCTAACGCAATGCAACATAAACCTTACTTAGATGAAGATGTAAAAGCGAAAAACTTAAACAATTTAGTGATCGTTGGTAACACCTTTGTTTACCCTCTTGCTGGCTATTCTAAAACCATCAAAAATGTAAATGAATTAAAAGATGGCGCGAAAGTTGTTGTGCCAAATGACCCATCAAACCGTGGTCGTGCATTAATCCTTCTTGAAAAACAAGGTTTAATCAAACTTAAAAATTCTAACGATCTTCTTTCAACTGTCGCAGATATCGTTGAAAATCCGAAAAACTTAAAAATTTCTGAAGTAGATACCTCTGTTGCAGCTCGTGCATTAGATGATGTTGATCTTGCTGTTGTAAATAACACTTATGCGGGTCAAGTTGGCTTAAATGCACAAGATAATGGCGTATTCGTAGAAGATAAAGATTCTCCATACGTAAACATCATCGTTGCGCGTACTGATAACAAAGACAGCAAAGCGATCCAAGATTTCGTGAAAGCATACCAAACTGAAGAAGTTTACCAAGAAGCGAAAAAACACTTTAAAGATGGTGTTGTAAAAGGTTGGTAA
- the metN gene encoding methionine ABC transporter ATP-binding protein MetN, translated as MIKLNNITKIFTLPDKKLTALDNVSLHVPKGQICGVIGASGAGKSTLIRCVNLLERPTHGAVIIDDVDLTQLSDAELVKTRRQIGMIFQHFNLLTSRTVFENVALPLELENKSKAEIQEKTTALLALVGLSDKHNVYPANLSGGQKQRVAIARALASDPKVLLCDEATSALDPATTQSILKLLKEINRTLGITILLITHEMEVVKRICDQVAVIDKGRLIEQGTVSEIFSNPKTELAQEFISSTFHITLPEEYLENLSDTPKHAKSYPIIKFEFTGRSVDAPLLSQASKKFGVELSILTSQIDYAGGVKFGFTIAEVEGDEDAITQAKVYLMENNVRVEVLGYVQ; from the coding sequence ATGATTAAGCTAAATAACATTACGAAGATTTTTACACTTCCAGATAAAAAACTGACCGCACTTGATAATGTTTCATTACATGTGCCTAAGGGACAGATTTGCGGTGTCATTGGTGCCTCTGGTGCAGGTAAAAGTACGCTTATCCGTTGTGTAAACTTATTAGAAAGACCGACTCACGGTGCAGTGATCATCGATGATGTGGATCTAACTCAACTTTCTGACGCTGAATTAGTGAAAACACGCCGCCAAATCGGTATGATTTTCCAACATTTTAATTTATTGACCTCTCGAACCGTTTTTGAAAACGTGGCATTGCCACTTGAATTAGAAAATAAATCGAAAGCAGAAATTCAAGAAAAAACGACCGCACTTTTAGCACTTGTTGGATTAAGTGATAAACATAATGTGTATCCTGCTAATCTCTCTGGTGGTCAAAAACAACGAGTAGCGATTGCTCGTGCACTTGCAAGCGATCCAAAAGTCTTACTTTGTGATGAAGCGACTAGCGCATTAGATCCGGCAACAACCCAATCCATTCTAAAATTATTAAAAGAAATCAACCGCACTTTAGGTATCACCATTCTTCTTATTACCCATGAAATGGAAGTGGTTAAACGCATCTGCGATCAAGTTGCCGTGATTGATAAAGGTCGTCTGATTGAACAAGGCACGGTTAGCGAAATTTTCTCTAATCCGAAAACAGAATTGGCCCAAGAATTTATCAGTTCGACTTTCCACATTACGTTGCCGGAAGAATATTTAGAAAATTTATCTGATACACCAAAACATGCCAAATCGTATCCGATCATCAAATTTGAATTTACTGGTCGTTCCGTCGATGCGCCATTACTTTCTCAAGCATCGAAAAAATTTGGCGTGGAACTCAGTATCTTAACATCACAAATTGATTATGCCGGTGGGGTAAAATTTGGCTTTACCATTGCGGAGGTTGAAGGTGATGAAGATGCGATTACGCAAGCCAAAGTTTATTTAATGGAAAATAACGTTCGAGTAGAGGTGCTAGGCTATGTTCAATGA